One window of Mesoplasma syrphidae genomic DNA carries:
- the map gene encoding type I methionyl aminopeptidase, whose amino-acid sequence MVTIKTLEEINKMRVAGQVLSEAVQMLKEMCQVGINCLDLDKAFEKFILAKGCTSNFKGYGGFPKTICISINDQLVHGIPQDRILEDGDIVSIDTGCVYQGYHADSAFTKIVGTPKDEKHAILIEVTEKSLELAIAQVKPGTRIGTIGSTIQKYVESFGFGVPRDYTGHGIGTEMHEEPYVPNYGTPDTGMRLQPGMVIAIEPMVQIGTFKTKVASDKWTVYSADHSMAAHFEHTILVTDSGSEVLTRYKD is encoded by the coding sequence AAATGCGTGTTGCTGGACAAGTATTATCAGAAGCAGTTCAGATGCTAAAAGAAATGTGTCAAGTTGGTATAAATTGTTTGGACCTTGATAAAGCATTCGAAAAATTTATTTTAGCAAAAGGATGCACTTCAAACTTTAAAGGTTATGGTGGTTTTCCTAAAACTATTTGTATTTCAATTAATGATCAATTAGTTCACGGAATTCCTCAAGATAGAATTTTAGAAGATGGTGATATTGTTAGTATAGATACAGGTTGTGTCTATCAAGGTTATCATGCAGATTCTGCATTTACTAAAATAGTTGGTACCCCAAAAGATGAAAAACATGCTATACTTATAGAGGTGACTGAAAAATCTCTTGAACTTGCAATCGCGCAAGTAAAACCGGGAACAAGAATCGGAACAATTGGATCAACAATTCAAAAATATGTTGAGTCATTTGGCTTTGGTGTTCCTCGAGATTATACTGGACATGGAATTGGTACAGAAATGCACGAAGAGCCATACGTACCAAATTATGGTACTCCAGACACTGGTATGAGATTGCAACCGGGAATGGTAATTGCTATTGAGCCAATGGTTCAGATAGGAACGTTCAAGACAAAGGTTGCATCTGATAAATGAACAGTGTATTCAGCAGACCACAGTATGGCTGCACACTTTGAACATACTATTTTAGTAACTGATAGTGGTAGCGAAGTTTTAACTCGTTATAAGGATTAG
- the infA gene encoding translation initiation factor IF-1, with product MAKEAEMEFEGTVVEVLPSAQFKVQLENGIVIDAHVSGKIRMHYIRILPGDKVTVVISPYDMTRGRITFRTIAKRNTNS from the coding sequence ATGGCAAAAGAAGCAGAAATGGAATTTGAAGGTACGGTTGTTGAAGTGTTGCCTAGTGCACAATTCAAAGTACAACTGGAAAACGGCATAGTTATCGATGCACACGTGTCAGGTAAAATCCGAATGCATTACATTCGCATCTTACCTGGAGATAAGGTAACAGTCGTGATATCACCATACGACATGACACGTGGAAGAATTACATTTAGAACAATCGCTAAGCGAAATACTAATTCGTAA
- the rpmJ gene encoding 50S ribosomal protein L36, which translates to MKVRSSVKTMCDSCRVIRRKGRVMIICAQPKHKQRQG; encoded by the coding sequence ATGAAAGTAAGATCATCAGTCAAAACAATGTGCGACAGCTGTCGTGTTATTAGACGTAAAGGCCGCGTAATGATTATTTGTGCTCAACCAAAACACAAACAAAGACAAGGTTAA
- the rpsM gene encoding 30S ribosomal protein S13: protein MARISGVEIPNDKRVVISLTYIYGVGLSTSQNILAKLNISEDVRVKDLTEEQIKAISTELASVKTEGELRREVSLNIKRLMEIGSYRGLRHRKGLPVRGQSSKTNARTAKGPRKTVANKKK, encoded by the coding sequence ATGGCTCGTATTAGTGGGGTAGAAATACCAAATGATAAAAGAGTTGTGATTTCATTAACTTACATTTATGGAGTTGGGTTATCAACATCTCAAAACATTTTAGCTAAATTAAACATTAGCGAAGATGTTCGTGTTAAAGATTTAACAGAAGAACAAATTAAAGCTATTTCTACAGAATTGGCTTCAGTAAAAACTGAAGGTGAATTACGTAGAGAAGTATCATTAAATATCAAGCGTTTAATGGAAATTGGAAGTTACAGAGGGTTAAGACACCGTAAGGGTCTTCCAGTAAGAGGGCAATCAAGTAAAACTAATGCTAGAACTGCTAAAGGACCAAGAAAAACTGTAGCTAATAAGAAAAAATAG
- the rpsK gene encoding 30S ribosomal protein S11, which yields MANQKSQGKKRIKKNIPKGIAHIHSTFNNTIVTISDEKGNVLSWSSAGALGFKGSKKSTPYAAQMISEAASKGAMDNGVKTVSVEVKGPGPGRDAAVRALQIAGLEITSIKDTTPIPHNGVRPRKRPRG from the coding sequence ATGGCAAACCAAAAATCACAAGGTAAAAAAAGAATCAAAAAAAATATTCCTAAAGGTATCGCTCACATTCACTCTACTTTTAACAACACAATTGTTACTATTAGTGATGAAAAAGGGAATGTACTTTCATGATCAAGTGCTGGTGCATTAGGATTCAAAGGTTCTAAAAAATCTACACCTTACGCTGCTCAAATGATTTCAGAAGCAGCATCAAAAGGTGCAATGGATAATGGGGTTAAAACCGTATCTGTAGAAGTTAAAGGTCCAGGACCAGGAAGAGATGCTGCTGTTAGAGCACTTCAAATTGCTGGGTTAGAAATTACTTCAATTAAAGATACTACACCAATTCCACACAACGGAGTGCGTCCAAGAAAACGCCCAAGAGGTTAA
- a CDS encoding DNA-directed RNA polymerase subunit alpha has translation MKQFMRPEFTLLKEEQDKSYGKFMVEPLERGFGTTLGNAVRRTLLSATPGASVYAIKIAGASHEFTSIPGIVENVSRIILNIKQLVLKIDANIYTDEEVAELKILTTTTGAVTGGDLLLPTGVEVLNKDLHIATVADGGVLDLVLFAKNSRGYKSFKDNTKEKNLEVGAITIDSNYSPILKVAYSVDSTKIGRSIDLEKLEIEVTTDGSISAVEAISIAAKVLVAHLEFFINLNQEINGLEVIGVTDEDEKELDKTVEELDFTQRSLNCLKRAGIDTLRELVSKSEDEIQEIRNLGRKSLKEIKDKVAQLGLTFKQV, from the coding sequence ATGAAACAATTTATGAGACCGGAATTCACTCTTTTAAAAGAAGAGCAAGACAAATCATACGGGAAATTTATGGTTGAACCTCTAGAAAGAGGTTTTGGAACCACTTTAGGAAATGCAGTTAGAAGAACTCTTCTATCAGCAACTCCAGGAGCAAGCGTCTACGCAATTAAAATTGCTGGAGCATCACATGAATTTACATCAATCCCAGGGATTGTTGAAAATGTTTCACGTATTATTTTAAACATCAAACAATTGGTATTAAAAATTGATGCTAATATCTACACTGACGAAGAAGTTGCTGAATTAAAAATTTTAACTACAACAACTGGAGCAGTTACAGGGGGAGATTTATTACTTCCAACTGGAGTTGAGGTTCTGAATAAGGATTTACACATTGCAACTGTTGCAGATGGAGGAGTTTTAGATTTAGTACTATTTGCTAAAAACTCACGTGGGTATAAATCATTTAAAGATAATACTAAGGAAAAAAACTTAGAAGTTGGAGCAATAACAATTGACTCAAACTACTCACCAATCTTGAAAGTAGCTTATAGTGTAGATTCAACAAAAATTGGTCGTTCAATAGATTTAGAAAAATTGGAAATTGAAGTAACAACTGATGGTTCAATTTCAGCTGTCGAAGCAATTTCAATAGCAGCGAAAGTTTTAGTTGCTCATTTAGAATTTTTCATTAACTTAAACCAAGAAATTAATGGTTTGGAAGTTATTGGAGTAACTGATGAAGATGAAAAAGAGCTTGATAAAACTGTTGAGGAATTAGATTTTACTCAAAGAAGTTTAAATTGTTTAAAACGCGCTGGAATTGACACATTAAGAGAGTTAGTTTCAAAATCAGAAGATGAAATTCAAGAGATCAGAAATCTTGGACGTAAATCATTAAAAGAAATTAAAGATAAAGTTGCTCAATTGGGGTTAACTTTCAAACAAGTTTAA
- the rplQ gene encoding 50S ribosomal protein L17 — MSYIQKRGQNTAWRIALMRNLTTELIVSERLEITETRAKELRKHFDHMVTLAKRGDLHARRQAAAWLRDVEVSDKETALQKLFTDIAKKYKTRNGGYTRILKLDNRKGDNAPIVIIELV, encoded by the coding sequence ATGTCATATATTCAAAAAAGAGGTCAAAATACGGCTTGAAGAATTGCATTAATGCGTAACTTAACTACTGAACTTATCGTCTCTGAACGTTTAGAAATCACAGAAACAAGAGCTAAAGAATTAAGAAAACACTTTGATCACATGGTGACTTTAGCAAAACGTGGTGATTTACATGCACGTCGTCAAGCAGCTGCTTGATTAAGAGATGTAGAAGTTTCAGACAAGGAAACAGCATTGCAAAAACTATTTACAGATATAGCTAAAAAATACAAAACAAGAAACGGTGGATACACAAGAATTCTTAAATTAGATAACCGTAAAGGTGATAATGCACCAATCGTAATTATCGAATTAGTATAG
- a CDS encoding energy-coupling factor transporter ATPase — MVIKEKGRGASLAKVSENALEVRHLSFKYSPDFPYALKDVNFDIKHGEYVTIIGHNGSGKSTLSKLLIGVLSAEEGDIKVFGNLMTKNNLDQIRRFLGIVFQNPDNQFIGSTVEADIAFGLENKRVNPEDMREIIIEAASKVRMENFLDKEPLNLSGGQKQRVAIASTLALNPDIIIFDEATSMLDPKGNREIKEIMVELRNTGLKTIISITHDMDEILNADKVIVMNGGRLEKMGTPEEILKDKEYLRSRHLDIPFLATVEEALENVGVKVQHSKNMDELVKQICKK, encoded by the coding sequence TTAGTAATTAAGGAAAAAGGTCGTGGAGCGTCATTAGCAAAAGTATCTGAAAACGCTTTAGAAGTTCGCCATCTGTCATTTAAATATTCTCCAGATTTTCCTTATGCATTAAAAGATGTTAATTTTGATATCAAACATGGGGAATATGTAACGATTATTGGACATAATGGTTCTGGTAAATCGACATTGTCAAAATTGCTAATTGGAGTACTATCAGCTGAAGAAGGAGATATTAAAGTTTTTGGTAATTTAATGACTAAAAATAACTTGGATCAAATTCGTCGCTTTTTAGGAATTGTTTTTCAAAATCCTGATAATCAGTTTATTGGTTCAACAGTTGAAGCTGATATTGCTTTTGGATTAGAAAATAAGCGTGTTAATCCTGAAGACATGCGTGAAATTATTATTGAAGCAGCTAGCAAAGTACGCATGGAAAACTTTTTGGATAAAGAGCCTTTAAACTTAAGCGGGGGTCAAAAACAACGTGTGGCAATTGCTTCGACATTGGCATTAAATCCTGACATTATTATTTTTGATGAGGCCACAAGTATGTTAGATCCAAAAGGTAATCGTGAAATTAAAGAAATTATGGTGGAATTGCGTAATACAGGACTCAAAACAATAATTTCAATTACCCATGATATGGATGAAATTTTGAATGCAGATAAGGTAATTGTAATGAATGGTGGTCGTTTAGAAAAAATGGGAACTCCAGAAGAAATTTTAAAAGATAAAGAATACTTAAGATCTCGTCATTTAGATATTCCATTTTTAGCAACAGTTGAAGAAGCTTTGGAAAATGTTGGGGTTAAAGTTCAACATTCCAAAAATATGGATGAGTTGGTGAAACAAATATGCAAAAAATAA
- a CDS encoding energy-coupling factor transporter ATPase: MDQIKAERKVKKKYDYSGDIVLENVSYTYSKNSPFEFRALDNAHLTLSAGIITCVIGTTGSGKSTMIQLTNGLLTTETGRTVIGDYQIPAAMKKIKEVKELRKEIGLVFQFPEYQLFKDTVEKDISFGPINMGGNKQEALAAVPKLLELVQLPADYLTRSPFELSGGQKRRVAIAGIIAMDGNTLVLDEPTGGLDPQGEDDFMKLFKRLNIEQGKRIIMVTHNMDQVLKIADQVVVLHEGKLIAKGTPFEIFSNQEMLERIEIEPPKLYRLMYKLRAEGIDILNKHVRTVEDFAREYRLATAEE; the protein is encoded by the coding sequence ATGGATCAAATTAAAGCAGAACGTAAAGTTAAGAAAAAGTACGATTACTCTGGTGATATTGTTTTGGAAAATGTTTCTTATACATATTCTAAAAATTCACCATTTGAATTTCGTGCTTTGGATAATGCTCATTTAACTTTATCAGCGGGCATTATTACCTGTGTAATTGGAACAACAGGGTCTGGAAAGTCAACAATGATTCAATTAACTAATGGATTATTGACAACTGAAACTGGACGTACTGTAATTGGAGATTATCAAATTCCTGCGGCAATGAAAAAAATTAAAGAGGTTAAAGAATTGCGTAAAGAGATTGGTCTTGTTTTTCAATTTCCGGAGTATCAATTATTTAAAGATACAGTTGAAAAGGACATTTCCTTTGGTCCTATTAACATGGGTGGAAATAAACAAGAGGCATTAGCAGCAGTTCCAAAATTGTTAGAACTAGTGCAATTGCCAGCTGATTACTTAACTCGCTCGCCTTTCGAGCTTAGCGGAGGTCAAAAACGTCGTGTAGCGATTGCTGGAATTATTGCAATGGATGGAAATACTTTAGTATTAGATGAACCAACTGGAGGATTAGATCCTCAAGGTGAAGATGATTTTATGAAATTATTTAAGCGCTTAAATATTGAACAAGGAAAACGTATCATTATGGTTACTCATAATATGGATCAAGTGCTAAAAATTGCCGACCAAGTTGTAGTTTTACATGAAGGTAAATTAATTGCTAAAGGAACACCGTTTGAAATATTTTCAAACCAAGAAATGTTAGAGAGAATTGAAATAGAGCCGCCAAAACTTTATCGTTTAATGTATAAATTAAGAGCTGAAGGAATTGATATTTTAAATAAACATGTAAGAACTGTAGAAGACTTTGCTCGTGAGTATCGTTTGGCTACTGCAGAAGAATAG
- a CDS encoding energy-coupling factor transporter transmembrane component T family protein: MRITFGRYIPKNSVIHRMDPRLKLVMIILLIVAIFFPIGYTGYIFMSAVIMGLFVLSKLNFRMLLTLLFPVCFIFTVILFLNFFLMHPESSLFAPGEKLHDWVTQTKTGWIGNIPASFKNETQAIGHFYNWKVLWFSEKAVYSALLMGWRIYLMITLTCILTGTTQPLQLTLAIEDLLLPLRLIGIPVYILSMIISIALRMIPTLIDEAGRIMKAQSSRGIDIKNGKKKDKLKGLTSLIIPLLVSAFQKAEDLAYAMDARGYEPHAKRTRYVQFEFKMVDFVLFTLGLAIAIFAIVYASMPETFSFLHMPQLDALTVY; encoded by the coding sequence ATGAGAATTACATTTGGACGATATATTCCCAAAAATTCAGTTATCCATCGTATGGATCCACGATTAAAATTGGTAATGATTATTTTACTAATTGTTGCAATCTTTTTTCCAATTGGATATACTGGATACATTTTTATGAGTGCAGTAATCATGGGATTGTTTGTTTTGTCAAAATTAAATTTTAGAATGTTACTTACACTGCTTTTTCCTGTTTGCTTTATTTTTACAGTGATTTTATTTTTGAACTTCTTTTTGATGCATCCGGAGAGTTCATTATTTGCTCCAGGAGAAAAGTTGCATGATTGAGTAACACAAACTAAAACTGGTTGAATTGGGAATATCCCAGCATCGTTTAAAAATGAAACCCAAGCAATTGGTCATTTCTATAATTGAAAAGTTTTATGATTTAGTGAAAAAGCTGTTTATAGCGCATTACTAATGGGATGAAGAATTTATTTAATGATCACTCTAACATGCATCTTAACAGGAACAACTCAACCGCTACAATTAACTTTGGCAATTGAAGATTTACTATTGCCATTAAGATTAATAGGAATCCCAGTTTATATTTTATCAATGATTATTTCGATTGCTTTACGTATGATTCCAACTTTGATCGATGAAGCAGGAAGAATTATGAAGGCTCAATCATCGCGTGGTATTGACATTAAAAATGGTAAGAAAAAAGACAAACTTAAGGGATTGACTTCGCTAATTATCCCACTGTTGGTTTCTGCATTTCAAAAAGCTGAAGATTTGGCATATGCCATGGATGCTCGTGGATATGAACCGCATGCTAAACGAACACGATATGTTCAATTTGAATTTAAAATGGTTGACTTTGTATTATTTACTTTGGGACTTGCGATAGCCATTTTTGCAATCGTTTACGCATCTATGCCAGAAACTTTTAGTTTCTTACACATGCCACAATTGGATGCCCTAACAGTTTACTAA
- the truA gene encoding tRNA pseudouridine(38-40) synthase TruA has product MKYLLSLSYDGTDYCGWVIQPKQPTIQGELEKALKRITKTSNFKVLGASKTDAGVHALDQKVLLTIEFVPNLAQFKSALNKSLPSDIRVIDIISVSESFDVRRVAQKTYHYLINDQIDDIFSQRFELRWNKQAIDIVKLQQIFNAFIGTHDFKLFSGLNELEKKTIKTVRQIDTINIFRNSNNRIVVEFKAKGFIRYQIRMIVGVALYAYQNKQLSIEIINQKLQGIGEKSPIVAIAKGLCLQKIKYS; this is encoded by the coding sequence ATGAAATATTTATTATCACTTAGCTATGATGGAACAGATTATTGTGGATGAGTTATTCAACCAAAGCAACCAACAATTCAAGGAGAGTTGGAAAAAGCTCTAAAAAGAATCACTAAAACATCTAATTTTAAAGTTTTGGGAGCATCAAAAACAGATGCTGGTGTTCATGCTTTGGATCAAAAAGTTTTATTGACAATTGAGTTTGTACCAAATTTAGCACAATTTAAAAGCGCTCTTAATAAGTCTTTGCCTTCAGATATTAGAGTTATTGATATTATAAGTGTGTCGGAATCTTTTGATGTTCGTCGCGTTGCTCAAAAAACTTATCACTATTTAATTAATGATCAAATTGATGATATTTTTTCGCAAAGATTTGAACTACGCTGAAACAAACAAGCAATTGATATTGTCAAATTACAGCAAATTTTTAATGCTTTTATTGGAACCCATGATTTTAAATTATTTTCTGGGTTGAATGAATTGGAAAAAAAGACAATTAAAACAGTTCGTCAAATTGATACAATAAATATTTTTCGCAATTCCAACAATCGAATTGTAGTTGAATTCAAAGCAAAAGGGTTCATTCGCTATCAAATTCGTATGATTGTTGGAGTAGCCTTATATGCTTATCAAAATAAACAACTATCAATTGAGATAATTAACCAAAAGCTTCAAGGAATTGGTGAAAAATCACCAATTGTGGCAATTGCTAAAGGATTATGCTTACAAAAAATTAAATATTCGTAA